The Vitis vinifera cultivar Pinot Noir 40024 chromosome 8, ASM3070453v1 genome segment ATGGTACCATTTCTTTTTGCAGTATCTTTTTGATACTACCACAGACATTACTGTCTTGCATTGCGGACATACCATACATTTGGAATGTTTGAAAGAGATGGAACGTCATTTCCAGTAAGTTTTTACAGAGAACTAAGGACAGTCCTGTTTTGTTAGTCTATCATTTGTAAATAAatgtttgtttcttttgataCTACTCCAAGCTGTAGGTTCACATAATAACCCCATGATCTTTCAGGTACTCATGCCCTGTCTGCTCAAAGTCATATTGTGATATGTCCCATGTTTGGGAAAAGCTCGATCAAGAGGTATACCAATATAATAGCCTGATTTTATTGCTTTAGGACATAACATATTCTCATACCCTTATGTCTAGCTATCCAATGTTTTTCTTACCAATTTGTTTCCAAACCCAAATTCAGGTTGCTTTGACTCCCATGCCATCTATGTTCGAAAATAAGATGGTAAGCAAAGGAATGATAAAAATGTGTACTTGTATTGCCTCTCATAACTAAGGTAAATATGCCATTTGAATTGACCACAGTTTGGTGTTGGAAATTATTAGGTTTGGATACTCTGCAATGACTGTGGGGAAACATCAGAGGTAAATTTCCATATTGTGGCTCATAAGTGCCTAAAATGCAACTCCTACAATACAAGGCAGACACGAGGAGGCCCTGCTTCATGCTCATCGAGGATTGAGGAGATGATGAGATAATCATTGATTCAGAACTTTTGTGTCACTAGTCCTTCAGGGGTCAATCCAACTAGTTCTGCAGAACAGCCTAGTTACTTGAAACATGGAAGGCAACAACTGTTGTTAATTCCTTTATTCTTTGCCAATTGTTTCCCTAGAAGTTCTCTTGTTGTGGAAAATGTGGCCATTTCAAGCTGATGTGTATCACCAGATGCGCCAAgccctcattttcttttcttttttttgggaaGATGTGATATTGTGTACTGGGGAAATATTGAATGTATTGAAATCTATTTTTCACTACAAAATTGAAGCTTCATGTTTGTCCAAAATATAGATTTAGGTTTCCTCTGGAAATAACTGCTCTTTTTGAAGTGTCGATATTGAATGTTTTGTTGAGTTGTGTACATCCATTACATAAGCTGATAATTATTTTGGCTCATATTACCTTGTAGGtccagaaaagaaaattaagtgaTGCTCTAAGGCAGATCCTCACAACCAAACTTGTCTGCATTTACACAAATTTTAAGTTGGCAACACAATTTCTAGCGAGTTTGAATTACATACAAAAGCCTGTGAACTCATCAAATGCCAATCCCTGGAAACCTTTTTCCCAACATGGGCTGCAGTCCCAGCTCAAGTGTGCCCTtttatttaaactttaaattaaatgtcaatttttatttttcttttgtagtTATTCCCAAAACTCTTGTCACTCTTTCCTCTTTTAGAATGTAAAACTCATTAACATTGGCCTGCATCATTCTAAGGTTTTTGGTGGATCGACAAGGGGAAATTCAAAATGTAAATTAAGGCCAATTGAGGGATTTGAGTCCATATTAATTTTTGAACGATGAGCCTAAAATTGGCATTCCTCTCTATATACATGAGCAATCAATACCACATTATTGAGtttacaaagagaaaaaacaactTTCCAGCCCTGCTCTCAGTATATTTCGCTGTCCTCTTTGTCAATCACGCTTACTTTGGCCCATAAAGTTGCACCTCTCTCAGGTTAAGCGGTTGTACTGGTCTTGCATTCATCTCTGCATACTGCAACAAAATCAATTAccaaaatattagatatattgTGGTTGAGACACAGTATTACAAAGCGAAATCAGTTAGCAATAGAGTTGCTCACGAAAGTTTGACACTCACGTCATGAACAGCCAATCTCAGCTGCTTCACCTGTTCTCTTGAAACAGTCCTTATCTGTGAGCATTTAAAGTTTATCAGCcaaaattactaatttttttaggGTGGAGAATGAGGAACAGGGGAGGATATAGAAGTAACGGGAAAAGAGTGGATACCTTTTTATTGATGATCCAAGTAACACCTTCGGTACAAGGCGGAACAGTGAGTGAGCCCATGTATTTGTAATATTTCCTGCCACCCATCTTGATATCTCCGGGATGAATCACTCCCATCTTTCTCTGTTCCATTTTGTCAGCCATAGACGTTATGTTGCTCATCATCTGAAAattgaaaaggtaattttaattttgtaaagaaCCCGGTGCTTCTTGGCAATTGTTCTTCCATTTTCATTAGAATTTTGTAATATGAAAAAAACTGTCAATTAAATTAACGAGTAGTCAATTAGAACGCTTTGACAATAGTGCTTTTCCGCCGCGGTTGAGGGCAACTTTACCTTTGAAAGAAACTTATCAGGTTGACCAGTCTTGTAGATGAGTCCAACAACGGCTATATTGTTGTCTGGGCTTACGTGGACCATGTGCAGCTCTAAGTCATACCTAACATTAAAAAAACACAGTAGATGAGGTCGTTGGACCAGTTGTGTACGTGAAACAGAGGAATGGAAGTAGAGGAAAGAGGGAGAAGCAGACCTCCTGCCATTAATAGAATGCTCAGAAGGTGCGTGCCAGTGGCCTTGTTGGAGCTTATACTCGGTGCCATTTATCCGAATAGATCCAGCATCACCCACCCATTGAAGCTGCACCCATCACACACACCATCAATTAAACATCGGTATTTTTTGTTCGCCAACCCTTGTACAATATCAATACAGAAGTGCTCGTCTTTCTAACAAAATAAGATACAACTTTTCTCGTTAAAGAGCGTGTCCTTCCTTCCCTTAAATTTTTATGATCAGCATCTTTCTTCTACCTTATTGGTgtaatatatattaaactatgtACCTTAAAACCCAACTTTGGTAGGACAGATTCGTGATTTGGCTCATGTTCAACGTAATAATGTTGAtgccaaactaaagaaaagtGACTGGACccacaacaaaataatttcGAGCATATCAATTATTTCAATGTTGAATGATAAGAAGTCTTACCTAATGATATTTTCCTGACCTATACTTTCTTAAGGGTACTGCCATGCCAGCTGTTGGAGAAGAGATCCGTACGAGAAGATGCGACGCATGACTCATATACAAAAAATCACACCATTTCTGGAATCCCGGGATTAGGTTTACCCAGACCTACTCATGTGTATTTGTCAATATATTCACGTACCCACATATAATATGTATTTCTATTTGGGTGATAGAGATATAGGTAACCCTATCCATAAATTACGGCTCATAAATGAGACAGTGAGGGAGGATATCTGAGGAGGGTCAAATGGTATAAAATATGTCACtactttaactttattttaattcatatcGTTGTCTGAATTAAAACATC includes the following:
- the LOC100264066 gene encoding alpha carbonic anhydrase 7 — encoded protein: MKKQSNPTFSFGLLLFLLLFVHSTRIIAQEVEDEREFEYIEGSEKGPKHWGELKEEWAACNNGDLQSPIDLSNQRVKVIPKLGDLKRNYKLCNATVKNRGHDISLQWVGDAGSIRINGTEYKLQQGHWHAPSEHSINGRRYDLELHMVHVSPDNNIAVVGLIYKTGQPDKFLSKMMSNITSMADKMEQRKMGVIHPGDIKMGGRKYYKYMGSLTVPPCTEGVTWIINKKIRTVSREQVKQLRLAVHDYAEMNARPVQPLNLREVQLYGPK